Genomic DNA from Candidatus Methylomirabilota bacterium:
CGGACGCCGACGTCGACGGCGCCCATATCAGGACGCTGCTGCTCACCTTCTTCTTCCGCCACATGGTGGCGGTGATCGAGCGGGGCCACCTCTACATCGCCCAGCCGCCGCTGTTCAAGGTGAAGAAGGGCAAGGTCGAGAAGTACCTGATGTCCGAGCGCGAGTTCCAGGACTTCTTCCTCACGACGTGGGTGGAGACGGCCAGCGTGAAGGTGCCGGGGACGAGGGCACCGCTCACCGGCGAGCCGCTGCTGGAGCTGCTGCGCGGGGCCGCCGAATTCCAGGCGCTCTTCGGTAAGCTGGTCAAGCGGGGGGTGCCGGCGCCGATCCTCCGGGAGCTGCTCCGCACGAAGTTCCGGGGAACGAAGCGCGGCGTCGGCCACGCCGAAATCGGCGAGGCGCTGGTGGCGGCCGCGGCGGCCGTTAACGGCTTTACCGTGCACGTCCAGAACGGCGACAACGGCGACGGCCACACGGTGACGATCGCCGGCCCCCCCACCGTGTCGTTCAGCACCGATCTGTTCAAGTCCGCCGACTACGCGACGCTGCTGGAGCTCTGGGACAAGGTGGCGCCGCTCGCCAAAG
This window encodes:
- a CDS encoding toprim domain-containing protein — encoded protein: RRTQAVLPLRGKIINAEKARYDKVLSHNEIRLLISAMGTGIGPEEFDVAKLRYHKIILMTDADVDGAHIRTLLLTFFFRHMVAVIERGHLYIAQPPLFKVKKGKVEKYLMSEREFQDFFLTTWVETASVKVPGTRAPLTGEPLLELLRGAAEFQALFGKLVKRGVPAPILRELLRTKFRGTKRGVGHAEIGEALVAAAAAVNGFTVHVQNGDNGDGHTVTIAGPPTVSFSTDLFKSADYATLLELWDKVAPLAKGSTTVSEGEGRERQVKSVEELLGAALELSRAGASVQRYKGLGEMNPEQLWETTMNPETRTLLKVTMEDAVGADEMFTVLMGDAVEPRREFIEKHALDVANLDI